The window GGCTACGGAGACAGAAGCAACATGTTGTCGTGGCGTTAGTTGTGCGTCGAGCCGAACGCGCGACAATGCGCCCGCGACATGTGGCGCAGCTTCACACCCGCGGCGAAAGATCACGTCGGCGAGGTGGGCCGAACAAATCCGTCGCGCCGGCGTAGACCTTCCTGTCAAACGACCGCCACCCCTGATAGGCTAACGGCATGATCCGCAAGCTGATTCACAAGGTCACCGGCGTGCGCGAGGACGAATTGGGCGTTGCCTTGCTGTCCTGCGCCTTCTTCTTCTGCATCCTGGCCGGCTATTACGTGCTGCGCCCGCTGCGCGAGGAGATGGGAGTGGCGGGCGGCGTGGACAGGCTGCCGCGGCTCTACCTGGCGAACCTCGTGGTGATGCTCCTGACGGCGCCCCTGTTCGGGGCGCTGCTGAAGAAATTTTCCCGCCGGCGCCTCGTGCCGGCCGTCTACCGCTTCTTCATGCTGAACCTGGTCGTGTTCTTCGCGCTGGCGCACTGGCTGCCCGCGGGGTCGCAGATCGGTCTGGGGCGGGTCTTCTACGTCTGGATCAGCGTCATCAACATGTGGGCGGTATCGCTCTTCTGGGCGACCATGGCCGATCGCACCGACCTCGCGCGCAGCAAGCGCCTGTTCGGCTTCATAGCCATCGGCGGCACCGTGGGCGGGGTCGCCGGCGCCGGGGCGACCGCCCTGCTCGTCGAGTCGGTCGGCCGCGTGAACCTGATCCTCGTCTCGGTGGTCATGTTCGAACTGGCTGTGCGGTGCGTTCAGGCGCTGTGGCGACGCCCGTCCCTGCGGCAGGCGGATGGCGCCGCCCCGTCCCGGGAACCGCAGGGCGGCATCCTGTCGGGCCTGACCGCCACCGCCCGTTCACCCTACCTGCTGGGCATCGCGGGATTCATCGTCCTCTACAGCCTCAGCTCCACCTTCCTCTACTTCGTGCAGGCCCACATCGTGCACGACCAGACCGCCGAGCGGGCCGCCCGTGCGGTGCTCTTCGCCCGGATCGACCTGTGGACGAACCTGCTGACCTTGATATTGCAGCTGGGACT is drawn from bacterium and contains these coding sequences:
- a CDS encoding MFS transporter, coding for MIRKLIHKVTGVREDELGVALLSCAFFFCILAGYYVLRPLREEMGVAGGVDRLPRLYLANLVVMLLTAPLFGALLKKFSRRRLVPAVYRFFMLNLVVFFALAHWLPAGSQIGLGRVFYVWISVINMWAVSLFWATMADRTDLARSKRLFGFIAIGGTVGGVAGAGATALLVESVGRVNLILVSVVMFELAVRCVQALWRRPSLRQADGAAPSREPQGGILSGLTATARSPYLLGIAGFIVLYSLSSTFLYFVQAHIVHDQTAERAARAVLFARIDLWTNLLTLILQLGLAGRLIPRIGVGATLMLLPLATALGFAVLAFAPTYGVVLIFQAVRRAGNYALARPARETLYTIVTADQRYKAKSFIDTFVYRGGDAVGATVFNFLDKAGAGIAGVSLTAIPLALIWGGVGVVLGAAQQRLAHSKGVNQP